Proteins found in one Mytilus edulis chromosome 2, xbMytEdul2.2, whole genome shotgun sequence genomic segment:
- the LOC139513190 gene encoding splicing factor 3B subunit 1-like isoform X1: MAATTREEIEEQVRNLQQKKKKLQDGGADEEDEANKVGLGAEGHYDTDIYSAHGKFEGYVTSIAPNEELDDDDDIGAGYPKRGSSYTAPLNFLNDTINDKDFDPMAEHRAPKIADREGEYRARMRQRIISPPRYDPFADGGKTPDMNARTFSKVMVSQQLDREKKLLEKQMQEKAKDGGLKAVNGSAGDASSQKVQQAAAQAEKKKRRWDQSADDTPAKKSKSGWEEAATPSNTRWDETPGRPKGSDTPGATPGQSTRVWDTTPGHATPGATTPGRGDSTPGHNTTPSARRNRWDETPRTERETPGHGSGWAETPKTDRGGDLIQDTPTPGASKRRSRWDETPGATPSGGGGGGATPSGGHTPGGLTPSMTPGGTTPGGSTPSGFTPGGQTPAGFTPSGATPIGAKAMAMATPSPGQLMSMTPEQLQAFTWQREIDERNRPLGDDELDSILPPGYKVLNPPAGYVPIRTPARRLLATPTPIAGTPTGFRIQTPDNKVQIVDMQPKGNLPMMKPDDMQYFDKLLVDIDEETLSPEEQKERKIMKLLLKIKNGTPPMRKAALRQITDKAREFGAGPLFNQILPLLMSPTLEDQERHLLVKVIDRILYKLDDLVRPYVHKILVVIEPLLIDEDYYARVEGREIISNLAKAAGLATMISTMRPDIDNMDEYVRNTTARAFAVVASALGIPSLLPFLKAVCKSKKSWQARHTGIKIVQQIAILMGCAILPHLKNLVEIIEHGLVDEQQKVRTITALALAALAEAATPYGIESFDSVLKPLWKGIRQHRGKGLAAFLKAIGYLIPLMDAEYANYYTREVMLILIREFQSPDEEMKKIVLKVVKQCCATDGVEPQYIKEEILPPFFKHFWNQRMALDRRNYRQLVDTTVEIANKVGAAEIVGRVVDDLKDEAEQYRKMVMETIEKIMANLGAADIDSRLEEQLIDGILYAFQEQTTEDVVMLNGFGTVVNALGKRVKPYLPQICGTILWRLNNKSAKVRQQAADLISRIAIVMKTCQEERLMGHLGVVLYEYLGEEYPEVLGSILGALKGIVNVIGMTKMTPPIKDLLPRLTPILKNRHEKVQENCIDLVGRIADRGAEYVSAREWMRICFELLELLKAHKKAIRRATVNTFGYIAKAIGPHDVLATLLNNLKVQERQNRVCTTVAIAIVAETCSPFTVIPALMNEYRVPELNVQNGVLKSLSFMFEYIGEMGKDYIYAIAPLLEDALMDRDLVHRQTTMSTIQHMALGVYGFGCEDALVHLLNYVWPNIFETSPHVVQAFMGAIEGFRVGMGAAKILQYALQGLFHPARKVRDVYWKVYNTVYIGAQDSMIPSYPRVPNDVKNSYVRYELDYVL, encoded by the exons aaattgaAGAACAAGTACGAAATcttcaacaaaagaaaaagaagctCCAAGATGGAGGGGCAGATGAAGAAGATGAGGCAAATAAAGTTGGTTTGGGAGCAGAAGGCCATTATGATACAGATATTTACAGTGCACATGGGAAGTTTGAAGGATATGTCACATCTATTGCTCCAAATGAAGAATTAGAT GATGATGATGACATTGGTGCAGGATATCCAAAGCGAGGCTCTTCATATACAGCACCATTAAATTTCCTAAATGACACAATTAATGATAAg GACTTTGATCCTATGGCAGAACACCGTGCCCCTAAGATTGCTGATAGAGAAGGAGAATATCGAGCTAGGATGCGACAAAGAATTATCTCTCCTCCACGTTATGATCCTTTTGCTGACG GTGGGAAAACACCAGACATGAACGCTCGAACATTCTCTAAAGTCATGGTCAGTCAACAGTTGGATAGAGAAAAG AAACTTCTGGAGAAACAAATGCAAGAAAAAGCCAAAGATGGAGGACTGAAAGCTGTTAACGGATCTGCAGGTGATGCATCATCACAGAAAGTGCAACAAGCAGCAGCACAGGCAGAGAAAAAGAAGAGAAGATGGGATCAGTCAGCTGATGATACTCCAGCCAAGAAAAGTAAGAGTGGCTGGGAAGAGGCTGCCACACCATCTAACACAAGATGGGATGAAACTCCTGGAAGGCCCAAAGGTTCAGATACCCCAGGTGCTACACCTGGACAAAGTACCAGAGTTTGGGACACTACACCTGGTCATGCTACACCTGGTGCCACCACCCCAGGTCGTGGAGACAGTACCCCTGGACATAACACCACACCTAGTGCGAGAAGAAACAGATGGGATGAAACTCCAAGAACTGAAAGAG AAACCCCTGGGCATGGTAGTGGATGGGCAGAAACTCCTAAAACAGATAGAGGTGGAGATTTAATACAGGACACACCCACTCCAGGGGCCAGCAAAAGACGATCACGTTGGGATGAAACACCTGGTGCCACACCAAGTGGTGGTGGTGGAGGTGGTGCCACTCCAAGTGGTGGACACACTCCAGGTGGACTTACTCCTAGTATGACACCAGGGGGAACAACACCAGGTGGATCAACTCCCAGTGGATTTACTCCTGGAGGACAGACACCAGCAGGTTTTACTCCCAGTGGTGCAACTCCTATAGGGGCTAAAGCTATGGCCATGGCCACCCCTTCTCCTGGACAGTTGATGTCCATGACACCTGAACAGCTACAAGCCTTCACTTGGCAGAGAGAAATAGATGAAAGGAACAGACCACTTGGAGATGATGAATTAGATTCTATTTTGCCACCAGGATACAAg GTTTTAAATCCACCAGCAGGATATGTACCAATCAGAACTCCAGCCAGAAGGTTATTAGCCACACCTACACCTATAGCAGGTACTCCAACAGGTTTCCGTATCCAGACTCCTGACAACAAGGTCCAAATTGTAGACATGCAGCCTAAGGGTAACCTGCCTATGATGAAGCCTGATGATATGCAGTACTTTGATAAACTTCTG GTTGATATTGATGAAGAAACACTGAGTCCAGAGGAACAAAAAGAAAGGAAGATCATGAAATTgttactgaaaataaaaaatggaaCACCTCCGATGAGAAAG GCTGCTTTAAGACAGATTACAGACAAAGCCAGAGAATTTGGAGCTGGTCCCCTGTTCAATCAAATATTACCTTTACTTATGTCTCCTACATTAGAGGACCAGGAGAGACATTTGTTGGTCAAGGTTATTGATCGTATCCTGTACAAACTTGATGATTTGGTGAGACCATACGTTCACAAGATTCTGGTTGTAATTGAACCCTTGTTGATTGATGAAGATTATTATGCCAGAGTTGAGGGCAGAGAAATCATATCTAATTTAGCAAAG GCTGCTGGTTTGGCTACAATGATTTCTACAATGAGACCTGATATTGACAATATGGATGAATATGTCCGTAACACCACAGCTAGAGCCTTTGCTGTTGTCGCTTCAGCCTTAGGAATACCTTCACTTCTACCTTTCTTAAAGGCCGTATGTAAGAGTAAGAAGAGTTGGCAAGCTAGACATACAGGAATTAAAATTGTACAACAGATTGCCATCTTGATGGGTTGTGCTATATTGCCACATTTGAAGAATTTAGTAGAAATTATTGAACATG gtCTTGTGGATGAACAGCAGAAAGTGAGAACCATTACAGCTTTGGCTTTAGCTGCTCTTGCAGAAGCAGCCACACCTTATGGTATTGAATCCTTTGATAGTGTATTGAAACCACTGTGGAAGGGTATCAGGCAGCACAGAGGAAAG GGTTTGGCTGCTTTCCTGAAGGCTATTGGATATTTAATCCCCTTGATGGATGCTGAGTATGCTAACTACTATACCAGAGAAGTGATGTTGATCTTGATTAGAGAGTTCCAGTCTCCTGATGAAGAAATGAAGAAGATTGTGTTAAAG gtAGTGAAACAGTGCTGTGCAACTGATGGTGTAGAACCACAATATATTAAAGAAGAAATCTTGCCACCTTTCTTCAAACATTTCTGGAATCAGAGAATGGCTCTGGACAGAAGGAATTACAGACAGCTTGTAGATACCACAGTAGAAATAGCTAACAAGGTTGGAGCAGCAGAAATTGTGGGTCGTGTTGTAGACGACCTTAAAGATGAAGCTGAACAATACAGAAAGATGGTAATGGAAACAATAGAAAAGATCATGGCTAACTTGGGAGCCGCTGATATTGATTCACGTCTTGAAGAACAGTTGATTGATGGTATATTGTATGCCTTCCAGGAACAGACAACTGAG GATGTAGTGATGTTGAATGGTTTTGGTACAGTGGTAAATGCCCTAGGGAAGCGTGTAAAGCCTTATCTCCCTCAGATCTGTGGTACAATCCTGTGGCGTCTCAACAACAAGTCAGCCAAAGTACGACAACAGGCAGCAGATCTCATCTCAAGAATTGCTATAGTCATGAAAACTTGTCAGGAG GAAAGATTGATGGGACATTTAGGTGTTGTATTGTATGAGTACTTGGGAGAGGAATACCCAGAGGTATTAGGGAGTATCCTGGGGGCATTGAAAGGCATTGTCAATGTCATTGGTATGACCAAGATGACTCCGCCCATCAAAGATCTCTTACCAAGACTAACACCTATTCTCAAAAACAG aCATGAAAAGGTACAAGAGAATTGTATAGACTTAGTAGGTAGGATAGCTGATAGAGGGGCAGAATATGTATCGGCCAGGGAATGGATGAGGATTTGTTTTGAGTTACTTGAATTACTGAAAGCACATAAGAAAGCAATCAGGAGAGCGACAGTCAATACATTTGGTTACATAGCTAAAGCTATTGG tcCTCATGACGTATTGGCCACATTACTCAACAATCTCAAAGTACAGGAAAGACAGAATCGTGTGTGTACCACAGTGGCTATAGCTATTGTAGCAGAGACATGTTCTCCTTTTACTGTTATACCAGCCCTAATGAACGAATATCGTGTACCTGAACTCAATGTACAAAATGGTGTATTAAAATCATTatcatttatgtttgaatatattGGTGAGATGGGAAAAGATTATATTTATGCTATTGCTCCCCTGTTGGAGGATGCTTTAATGGACAG AGATCTGGTACACAGACAGACCACAATGTCCACCATACAACACATGGCTTTAGGTGTATATGGCTTTGGTTGTGAGGATGCTTTGGTACATTTATTAAACTATGTATGGccaaatatatttgaaacatCACCTCATGTCGTCCAGGCCTTCATGGGAGCCATTGAAGGATTTAGAGTAGGAATGGGGGCTGCAAAAATACTGCAATATGCTCTTCAG GGCTTATTTCATCCTGCCAGAAAAGTACGAGATGTTTATTGGAAAGTTTACAATACAGTTTATATTGGTGCACAGGACAGTATGATTCCATCCTATCCACGAGTACCTAATGATGTCAAAAACAGTTATGTCAGATATGAGCTGGATTATGTGTTATAG
- the LOC139513190 gene encoding splicing factor 3B subunit 1-like isoform X2 codes for MNARTFSKVMVSQQLDREKKLLEKQMQEKAKDGGLKAVNGSAGDASSQKVQQAAAQAEKKKRRWDQSADDTPAKKSKSGWEEAATPSNTRWDETPGRPKGSDTPGATPGQSTRVWDTTPGHATPGATTPGRGDSTPGHNTTPSARRNRWDETPRTERETPGHGSGWAETPKTDRGGDLIQDTPTPGASKRRSRWDETPGATPSGGGGGGATPSGGHTPGGLTPSMTPGGTTPGGSTPSGFTPGGQTPAGFTPSGATPIGAKAMAMATPSPGQLMSMTPEQLQAFTWQREIDERNRPLGDDELDSILPPGYKVLNPPAGYVPIRTPARRLLATPTPIAGTPTGFRIQTPDNKVQIVDMQPKGNLPMMKPDDMQYFDKLLVDIDEETLSPEEQKERKIMKLLLKIKNGTPPMRKAALRQITDKAREFGAGPLFNQILPLLMSPTLEDQERHLLVKVIDRILYKLDDLVRPYVHKILVVIEPLLIDEDYYARVEGREIISNLAKAAGLATMISTMRPDIDNMDEYVRNTTARAFAVVASALGIPSLLPFLKAVCKSKKSWQARHTGIKIVQQIAILMGCAILPHLKNLVEIIEHGLVDEQQKVRTITALALAALAEAATPYGIESFDSVLKPLWKGIRQHRGKGLAAFLKAIGYLIPLMDAEYANYYTREVMLILIREFQSPDEEMKKIVLKVVKQCCATDGVEPQYIKEEILPPFFKHFWNQRMALDRRNYRQLVDTTVEIANKVGAAEIVGRVVDDLKDEAEQYRKMVMETIEKIMANLGAADIDSRLEEQLIDGILYAFQEQTTEDVVMLNGFGTVVNALGKRVKPYLPQICGTILWRLNNKSAKVRQQAADLISRIAIVMKTCQEERLMGHLGVVLYEYLGEEYPEVLGSILGALKGIVNVIGMTKMTPPIKDLLPRLTPILKNRHEKVQENCIDLVGRIADRGAEYVSAREWMRICFELLELLKAHKKAIRRATVNTFGYIAKAIGPHDVLATLLNNLKVQERQNRVCTTVAIAIVAETCSPFTVIPALMNEYRVPELNVQNGVLKSLSFMFEYIGEMGKDYIYAIAPLLEDALMDRDLVHRQTTMSTIQHMALGVYGFGCEDALVHLLNYVWPNIFETSPHVVQAFMGAIEGFRVGMGAAKILQYALQGLFHPARKVRDVYWKVYNTVYIGAQDSMIPSYPRVPNDVKNSYVRYELDYVL; via the exons ATGAACGCTCGAACATTCTCTAAAGTCATGGTCAGTCAACAGTTGGATAGAGAAAAG AAACTTCTGGAGAAACAAATGCAAGAAAAAGCCAAAGATGGAGGACTGAAAGCTGTTAACGGATCTGCAGGTGATGCATCATCACAGAAAGTGCAACAAGCAGCAGCACAGGCAGAGAAAAAGAAGAGAAGATGGGATCAGTCAGCTGATGATACTCCAGCCAAGAAAAGTAAGAGTGGCTGGGAAGAGGCTGCCACACCATCTAACACAAGATGGGATGAAACTCCTGGAAGGCCCAAAGGTTCAGATACCCCAGGTGCTACACCTGGACAAAGTACCAGAGTTTGGGACACTACACCTGGTCATGCTACACCTGGTGCCACCACCCCAGGTCGTGGAGACAGTACCCCTGGACATAACACCACACCTAGTGCGAGAAGAAACAGATGGGATGAAACTCCAAGAACTGAAAGAG AAACCCCTGGGCATGGTAGTGGATGGGCAGAAACTCCTAAAACAGATAGAGGTGGAGATTTAATACAGGACACACCCACTCCAGGGGCCAGCAAAAGACGATCACGTTGGGATGAAACACCTGGTGCCACACCAAGTGGTGGTGGTGGAGGTGGTGCCACTCCAAGTGGTGGACACACTCCAGGTGGACTTACTCCTAGTATGACACCAGGGGGAACAACACCAGGTGGATCAACTCCCAGTGGATTTACTCCTGGAGGACAGACACCAGCAGGTTTTACTCCCAGTGGTGCAACTCCTATAGGGGCTAAAGCTATGGCCATGGCCACCCCTTCTCCTGGACAGTTGATGTCCATGACACCTGAACAGCTACAAGCCTTCACTTGGCAGAGAGAAATAGATGAAAGGAACAGACCACTTGGAGATGATGAATTAGATTCTATTTTGCCACCAGGATACAAg GTTTTAAATCCACCAGCAGGATATGTACCAATCAGAACTCCAGCCAGAAGGTTATTAGCCACACCTACACCTATAGCAGGTACTCCAACAGGTTTCCGTATCCAGACTCCTGACAACAAGGTCCAAATTGTAGACATGCAGCCTAAGGGTAACCTGCCTATGATGAAGCCTGATGATATGCAGTACTTTGATAAACTTCTG GTTGATATTGATGAAGAAACACTGAGTCCAGAGGAACAAAAAGAAAGGAAGATCATGAAATTgttactgaaaataaaaaatggaaCACCTCCGATGAGAAAG GCTGCTTTAAGACAGATTACAGACAAAGCCAGAGAATTTGGAGCTGGTCCCCTGTTCAATCAAATATTACCTTTACTTATGTCTCCTACATTAGAGGACCAGGAGAGACATTTGTTGGTCAAGGTTATTGATCGTATCCTGTACAAACTTGATGATTTGGTGAGACCATACGTTCACAAGATTCTGGTTGTAATTGAACCCTTGTTGATTGATGAAGATTATTATGCCAGAGTTGAGGGCAGAGAAATCATATCTAATTTAGCAAAG GCTGCTGGTTTGGCTACAATGATTTCTACAATGAGACCTGATATTGACAATATGGATGAATATGTCCGTAACACCACAGCTAGAGCCTTTGCTGTTGTCGCTTCAGCCTTAGGAATACCTTCACTTCTACCTTTCTTAAAGGCCGTATGTAAGAGTAAGAAGAGTTGGCAAGCTAGACATACAGGAATTAAAATTGTACAACAGATTGCCATCTTGATGGGTTGTGCTATATTGCCACATTTGAAGAATTTAGTAGAAATTATTGAACATG gtCTTGTGGATGAACAGCAGAAAGTGAGAACCATTACAGCTTTGGCTTTAGCTGCTCTTGCAGAAGCAGCCACACCTTATGGTATTGAATCCTTTGATAGTGTATTGAAACCACTGTGGAAGGGTATCAGGCAGCACAGAGGAAAG GGTTTGGCTGCTTTCCTGAAGGCTATTGGATATTTAATCCCCTTGATGGATGCTGAGTATGCTAACTACTATACCAGAGAAGTGATGTTGATCTTGATTAGAGAGTTCCAGTCTCCTGATGAAGAAATGAAGAAGATTGTGTTAAAG gtAGTGAAACAGTGCTGTGCAACTGATGGTGTAGAACCACAATATATTAAAGAAGAAATCTTGCCACCTTTCTTCAAACATTTCTGGAATCAGAGAATGGCTCTGGACAGAAGGAATTACAGACAGCTTGTAGATACCACAGTAGAAATAGCTAACAAGGTTGGAGCAGCAGAAATTGTGGGTCGTGTTGTAGACGACCTTAAAGATGAAGCTGAACAATACAGAAAGATGGTAATGGAAACAATAGAAAAGATCATGGCTAACTTGGGAGCCGCTGATATTGATTCACGTCTTGAAGAACAGTTGATTGATGGTATATTGTATGCCTTCCAGGAACAGACAACTGAG GATGTAGTGATGTTGAATGGTTTTGGTACAGTGGTAAATGCCCTAGGGAAGCGTGTAAAGCCTTATCTCCCTCAGATCTGTGGTACAATCCTGTGGCGTCTCAACAACAAGTCAGCCAAAGTACGACAACAGGCAGCAGATCTCATCTCAAGAATTGCTATAGTCATGAAAACTTGTCAGGAG GAAAGATTGATGGGACATTTAGGTGTTGTATTGTATGAGTACTTGGGAGAGGAATACCCAGAGGTATTAGGGAGTATCCTGGGGGCATTGAAAGGCATTGTCAATGTCATTGGTATGACCAAGATGACTCCGCCCATCAAAGATCTCTTACCAAGACTAACACCTATTCTCAAAAACAG aCATGAAAAGGTACAAGAGAATTGTATAGACTTAGTAGGTAGGATAGCTGATAGAGGGGCAGAATATGTATCGGCCAGGGAATGGATGAGGATTTGTTTTGAGTTACTTGAATTACTGAAAGCACATAAGAAAGCAATCAGGAGAGCGACAGTCAATACATTTGGTTACATAGCTAAAGCTATTGG tcCTCATGACGTATTGGCCACATTACTCAACAATCTCAAAGTACAGGAAAGACAGAATCGTGTGTGTACCACAGTGGCTATAGCTATTGTAGCAGAGACATGTTCTCCTTTTACTGTTATACCAGCCCTAATGAACGAATATCGTGTACCTGAACTCAATGTACAAAATGGTGTATTAAAATCATTatcatttatgtttgaatatattGGTGAGATGGGAAAAGATTATATTTATGCTATTGCTCCCCTGTTGGAGGATGCTTTAATGGACAG AGATCTGGTACACAGACAGACCACAATGTCCACCATACAACACATGGCTTTAGGTGTATATGGCTTTGGTTGTGAGGATGCTTTGGTACATTTATTAAACTATGTATGGccaaatatatttgaaacatCACCTCATGTCGTCCAGGCCTTCATGGGAGCCATTGAAGGATTTAGAGTAGGAATGGGGGCTGCAAAAATACTGCAATATGCTCTTCAG GGCTTATTTCATCCTGCCAGAAAAGTACGAGATGTTTATTGGAAAGTTTACAATACAGTTTATATTGGTGCACAGGACAGTATGATTCCATCCTATCCACGAGTACCTAATGATGTCAAAAACAGTTATGTCAGATATGAGCTGGATTATGTGTTATAG